The Deltaproteobacteria bacterium CG11_big_fil_rev_8_21_14_0_20_49_13 genome segment CACAAGTTCCCCTGCAGGGCCTTCTTTATCTCTTCGCGGGAGGGTTTCGGGCTCTTGTCAAGAAGGGCCTTTGTGGCCAACACCATTCCGGGAGTACAGAATCCGCATTGAATAGCATCTGCCTTTATAAATGCCTCCTGAATAGGGTGGAGCTCGTTGCCTTCCGCAAGGCCTTCTATAGTTAGAATGGAATCTTCCTCTTTGAGCTGTTTAAGCCTCAGCTTGCAGGCGCGTTTTATCTGACCGTTAACGAGCACCGTACAGGTTCCGCAAAGTCCTATGTCGCATCCACGTTTGGTGCCGGTGAGCTTGAGCTCGTTGCGGAGGAGGTCGATCAGACGTATCTCGTCTTTCGTATCTCGTATCTCGTACTCTTTGTTATTTATCGTTATCCGCATAGAATAATGTCAAATGACCAATTATAAATGAAAAATGAATTACAAATTAGTAATGACAAAATGTGAAGCTGAGCATTTTAAATTTGGGCACCTCTAAAAACCCATTGGCGTGTCATTGCGAGGGAGCGTAGTGACCGAAGCAATCTCCATAAATCAAGTGGTTGCTTAGAGATTGCCGNNNNNNNNNNNNNNNNNNNNNNNNNTTCGGGGCTCGCAATGACAGAACAAGCAGGTTTT includes the following:
- a CDS encoding xanthine dehydrogenase is translated as MRITINNKEYEIRDTKDEIRLIDLLRNELKLTGTKRGCDIGLCGTCTVLVNGQIKRACKLRLKQLKEEDSILTIEGLAEGNELHPIQEAFIKADAIQCGFCTPGMVLATKALLDKSPKPSREEIKKALQGNLCRCTGYQQIFEAVELAAKKMRCRGRRTPAAS